In one window of Methanosarcina vacuolata Z-761 DNA:
- a CDS encoding pentapeptide repeat-containing protein: MGIPGRTHLRGANLIGAKLQGADFQEADLVKTNLEGADLRGANLKKADLRGSNLSDTHLLEGKGANLQGANLQEANLQGASLVKTNLEQANLERANLQLANLHLANLKGANLKKANLQVANLEGANLQGAILEEADLYGAGLQEANLQEANLRGANLYGADLHKAHLMRADLEKANLEGANLTGVHDLSIEQASKVKTLYNAKLDEEILIPLREKYPALFKGPEE; this comes from the coding sequence ATGGGTATACCGGGGAGAACACACCTTAGGGGAGCTAATCTTATAGGAGCTAAACTTCAAGGAGCGGACTTTCAAGAAGCTGACCTTGTAAAAACTAACCTTGAAGGGGCTGACCTTCGAGGGGCTAACCTTAAAAAAGCAGATCTTCGAGGGTCCAACCTTTCAGATACTCACCTTCTTGAAGGTAAGGGAGCTAATCTTCAAGGGGCTAATCTTCAAGAAGCTAATCTACAGGGAGCCAGCCTTGTAAAAACTAATCTTGAACAGGCTAACCTTGAAAGAGCTAATCTTCAACTGGCTAACCTTCATCTGGCTAATCTTAAAGGAGCTAACCTTAAAAAGGCTAACTTGCAAGTGGCTAATCTTGAGGGAGCTAATCTACAGGGAGCTATCCTTGAAGAGGCTGACCTGTATGGAGCTGGCCTTCAAGAGGCAAACCTTCAAGAAGCCAACCTTAGAGGCGCTAACCTCTATGGAGCAGACCTTCACAAAGCTCATCTTATGAGAGCTGATCTTGAGAAAGCTAACCTTGAAGGGGCTAACCTTACTGGAGTTCATGATTTATCCATTGAGCAAGCTTCTAAAGTAAAAACACTTTATAACGCAAAATTAGACGAGGAGATCCTGATTCCATTAAGAGAAAAATATCCTGCCCTGTTTAAAGGGCCTGAAGAATGA
- a CDS encoding dihydroorotase: MPDILIKNTRIYHNNSLQSAEIIIEDGKVTRIGKDLRVSSSDMIIDAGDALTLPAGIDVHVHFREPGMTSKENWYTGSCAAAAGGVTTVIDQPNTVPPTTDRRAFEQKLKLARGKSIVDFGINGGVTGNIEKLEELWKLGITAFGEIFMAESTGGLNINEETLEESLAEIKRLGALATIHAEDEKMRLELEGLLKGDISYEYHSRVRPNACEAIAVQKALELVSKLKVRAHLCHMSTLEATGIIRKEKYLARRENKEPLFTCEVTPHHLFLSTRDWERLRSFGKMNPPLRGSNSIKALVNGINDGTIDMVASDHAPHLESEKDVDIRVAPSGVPGVETLMPLMLAAVRKNILPLSRMIMLTSWNPAKAFGLDRKSKGRLEVGFDADLIIVNPRELRPIKAEFLHSKAGWTPFEGMEGVFPEYTLSRGEVIWIEESINAKPGRGNFLEGRGERSEEDEEDLEETGETQD, translated from the coding sequence ATGCCTGATATTCTTATCAAAAATACAAGGATTTATCACAATAATTCGCTTCAGTCTGCCGAGATCATTATTGAAGACGGCAAAGTTACCAGGATAGGAAAAGATCTCAGGGTCTCAAGCTCGGATATGATAATAGATGCAGGCGACGCTCTTACTTTACCTGCCGGGATTGACGTTCATGTCCACTTCAGGGAACCTGGCATGACCTCAAAGGAAAACTGGTATACAGGTTCGTGTGCGGCAGCGGCTGGGGGAGTTACAACTGTTATTGATCAGCCTAATACTGTGCCTCCCACAACAGACCGGCGGGCGTTCGAACAGAAACTTAAACTTGCCAGAGGAAAGTCTATCGTTGATTTTGGAATCAATGGTGGGGTAACAGGCAATATTGAGAAATTAGAAGAACTATGGAAACTGGGGATCACGGCTTTTGGGGAAATCTTTATGGCCGAGTCTACAGGCGGGCTAAATATTAATGAAGAAACCCTTGAAGAATCACTTGCTGAAATTAAACGTCTTGGGGCGCTTGCAACTATCCATGCTGAAGACGAGAAAATGCGCCTTGAGCTGGAAGGGCTATTAAAAGGAGACATTTCTTATGAGTACCATTCAAGGGTACGCCCTAATGCTTGTGAGGCGATTGCTGTTCAAAAAGCCCTGGAGCTTGTTTCCAAACTAAAAGTAAGGGCTCATCTTTGTCACATGAGCACGCTTGAAGCTACAGGTATTATACGAAAGGAAAAATACCTTGCAAGGAGGGAAAATAAAGAACCCCTTTTCACCTGTGAGGTTACTCCTCATCACCTTTTCCTTTCTACACGAGACTGGGAAAGGCTCAGGTCTTTTGGAAAAATGAATCCTCCTCTCCGGGGAAGCAACAGTATTAAAGCTCTCGTAAATGGGATTAACGATGGCACTATTGACATGGTGGCTTCGGATCATGCCCCGCATCTGGAATCTGAAAAAGATGTCGATATACGAGTTGCTCCTTCGGGAGTTCCCGGAGTTGAGACCCTTATGCCTCTTATGCTTGCTGCAGTAAGAAAAAACATCCTGCCGCTTTCACGGATGATCATGCTTACAAGCTGGAATCCGGCAAAAGCCTTTGGGCTGGACCGCAAATCCAAAGGACGGCTTGAGGTAGGTTTTGATGCAGATCTGATTATTGTAAATCCCCGCGAGCTTCGTCCTATAAAGGCCGAATTCCTTCACAGTAAAGCGGGCTGGACTCCCTTTGAAGGTATGGAAGGAGTTTTCCCTGAGTATACTCTCTCCAGGGGTGAAGTTATCTGGATTGAGGAGTCAATTAATGCAAAACCTGGGCGGGGTAACTTCCTCGAAGGCAGAGGAGAACGATCCGAAGAGGACGAAGAAGACCTGGAAGAAACTGGTGAAACTCAGGACTAA
- a CDS encoding serine protein kinase RIO: MGMDQEKKIRRIDSAKDKSRAREKDSDRLKVEENVFDVPTLKILYTLSNKGVIKAMGGSISTGKEANVFYAEGPDKELAIKIYRIASSTFRAMDAYIMKDPRFTNIRNKKRDIIFAWTRKELQNLKRAKSAGVRVPEPILAEKNILIMEFMGEKEAPYPLLKNTHLENEEAKSIFDIIVEYMRLLYKKANLVHADLSEYNILIDPNNLTPIFIDMGQSVTLEHPNAREFLYRDVQNILRFFSRYGIKDKPEDLFKKIQAE, translated from the coding sequence ATGGGAATGGATCAGGAAAAGAAGATAAGGCGCATAGATAGCGCTAAAGATAAATCCAGGGCCAGGGAGAAGGACTCCGACCGGCTGAAAGTAGAAGAAAACGTATTCGATGTACCCACCCTTAAAATTCTTTATACCCTTTCCAACAAGGGCGTAATAAAAGCAATGGGGGGATCTATCAGTACTGGAAAGGAAGCAAACGTATTCTATGCCGAAGGCCCAGATAAAGAGCTGGCTATAAAAATATACAGGATTGCAAGCAGCACCTTCAGGGCCATGGATGCCTACATTATGAAGGACCCTCGCTTCACAAACATCCGAAATAAAAAGCGAGACATTATTTTTGCATGGACACGCAAGGAACTTCAGAACCTGAAACGTGCGAAAAGTGCAGGAGTACGAGTTCCGGAGCCCATACTTGCCGAAAAGAATATTCTTATAATGGAATTTATGGGGGAAAAAGAGGCACCTTACCCGCTCCTCAAAAACACGCATCTTGAAAACGAGGAAGCAAAGAGTATTTTTGATATCATCGTTGAATACATGCGTCTTCTATATAAAAAAGCAAATCTTGTACATGCCGATCTAAGTGAATACAATATCCTGATCGACCCGAATAACCTGACTCCCATATTTATCGATATGGGGCAATCCGTAACCCTGGAGCATCCTAATGCCCGGGAGTTCCTTTACAGGGACGTGCAAAATATACTCAGGTTCTTCAGCCGCTATGGGATAAAGGACAAACCTGAAGATCTATTTAAAAAAATACAGGCGGAATAA
- the eif1A gene encoding translation initiation factor eIF-1A, which translates to MKLADLKKPTSKAKPATEETVTRVRTPRMENNEILATVESLLGANRLRLRCMDGVVRMGRIPGSMKKKTWIREGDVVIVVPWEFQNEKADVIWKYTRPQVDWLERKGYLKG; encoded by the coding sequence ATCAAACTGGCAGACTTAAAGAAACCTACATCTAAAGCCAAGCCCGCAACTGAAGAAACCGTTACAAGAGTACGCACACCGCGCATGGAGAATAACGAAATCCTGGCAACCGTTGAGAGTCTACTGGGTGCAAACCGGCTGAGACTCCGTTGCATGGATGGGGTCGTTCGTATGGGGAGGATTCCAGGTTCAATGAAGAAAAAAACCTGGATAAGAGAAGGAGACGTCGTTATTGTCGTGCCCTGGGAGTTCCAGAACGAAAAGGCAGATGTGATCTGGAAGTATACAAGGCCGCAGGTAGACTGGCTTGAGAGAAAAGGGTACCTGAAAGGATAA
- the phoU gene encoding phosphate signaling complex protein PhoU, whose translation MTREQYVKQLDLLKESVLSLGETVELIFRDSMTSVINLDVKLAEKTLALEPEVDKLEEGIEVSVFDLLALQQPMASDLRLVVSTLKITADLRRIVGLSINIAKIPGRIEGEHVKPLIDTKKMADIAAFMLENSLKAFETQDVELARAAARRDEEVDKLFYAVWVELLEMMAKDTSIISRATNLLFLIRYLERIADHCCNICESVVYLATAERVKLN comes from the coding sequence ATGACTCGAGAACAATATGTGAAGCAGTTGGATCTGCTTAAGGAGTCTGTACTTTCTCTTGGAGAAACGGTAGAACTAATTTTCCGGGACTCGATGACTTCAGTTATAAATCTCGATGTCAAGCTTGCTGAAAAGACACTTGCCCTTGAGCCTGAAGTGGATAAACTTGAGGAAGGTATCGAGGTCTCGGTTTTTGATCTGCTTGCACTTCAGCAGCCGATGGCCAGTGATCTCCGGCTTGTAGTATCTACTCTGAAGATCACGGCAGATCTGAGGAGAATTGTGGGGTTATCAATAAATATCGCCAAAATTCCGGGAAGAATAGAGGGCGAACATGTAAAACCACTCATAGATACAAAAAAAATGGCAGATATTGCCGCATTCATGCTTGAAAATTCTCTCAAGGCTTTTGAGACTCAGGATGTCGAACTTGCAAGAGCAGCAGCAAGAAGGGACGAAGAGGTCGATAAACTCTTTTACGCAGTCTGGGTTGAGCTGCTCGAAATGATGGCAAAAGATACAAGTATCATTTCGAGAGCCACAAATTTACTTTTCCTGATCCGTTATCTTGAAAGAATTGCAGACCACTGCTGCAATATCTGTGAAAGTGTAGTTTATCTTGCTACGGCTGAGAGAGTCAAACTGAACTGA
- the pstC gene encoding phosphate ABC transporter permease subunit PstC: MLSRNYKEKTIEWILFSVSVLTVVIIFLICLFLFRDGLLLFKDTSLMDFLTGKFWYPTSINMQFGLLPLFFGSLIVTVGAILFAVPLGIATAIYISEIANPKVADFLKPFIEILAGIPSVVFGFFGLVVLVPLIQKSFNLPTGQTALTGSIMLGIMALPTIITISEDAISSVPSTLEQGSLALGATKWQTIYKVIVPAALSGISAAVMLGIGRAIGETMTLMMVTGNTAVIPSFSGGFFASVRTMTATVALEMGEVPQGSTHFHALFAVGSVLFIITFLINLIADSIKKRYRFKVD; encoded by the coding sequence ATGCTAAGCAGAAATTATAAGGAAAAAACAATCGAATGGATACTGTTTTCAGTCAGTGTCCTTACGGTTGTAATTATCTTCCTTATATGCCTTTTTTTATTTAGAGACGGTTTACTTCTTTTTAAAGATACGTCTCTTATGGATTTTCTTACAGGAAAGTTCTGGTATCCAACGTCTATAAACATGCAGTTTGGGTTATTACCTCTATTTTTCGGATCTCTCATTGTTACTGTCGGAGCTATTCTTTTTGCTGTGCCTCTGGGAATTGCTACTGCTATATATATTTCTGAAATTGCTAATCCAAAGGTTGCAGATTTCCTGAAGCCATTTATTGAAATTCTTGCAGGAATTCCTTCTGTTGTATTTGGATTCTTTGGACTTGTTGTACTGGTTCCACTTATACAGAAGAGCTTTAACCTGCCAACTGGCCAAACTGCTCTTACAGGTTCTATTATGCTGGGAATCATGGCACTTCCTACGATTATCACTATTTCAGAGGATGCCATAAGTTCTGTTCCCAGTACTCTCGAACAGGGTTCTCTAGCTCTTGGAGCTACAAAATGGCAGACAATATATAAAGTCATAGTTCCTGCGGCACTATCGGGAATCTCAGCGGCGGTAATGCTGGGCATAGGAAGAGCTATAGGGGAGACTATGACCCTTATGATGGTTACTGGAAATACTGCGGTTATTCCTTCTTTTTCAGGAGGCTTTTTTGCTTCGGTAAGGACAATGACTGCCACAGTTGCGCTTGAAATGGGAGAGGTCCCTCAGGGAAGTACACATTTCCATGCTCTCTTTGCGGTCGGGTCTGTACTTTTCATCATAACTTTCCTGATTAACCTGATTGCGGATTCAATCAAAAAAAGGTACAGATTCAAGGTGGATTGA
- the pstB gene encoding phosphate ABC transporter ATP-binding protein PstB has protein sequence MTEGIQNVSQPQIKIENLNLWYGEKQALINVSMQIPKNSVTALIGPSGCGKSTFIRCLNRMNDLINNCRIEGKVTIEGKDIYGPDVDVVELRKDVGMVFQKPNPFPMSIYDNVAYGPRIHGANRKDLDGIVEQALRSAAIWDEISDRIKSPALSLSGGQQQRLCIARTLAVKPKTILFDEPTSALDPISTLRIEDLIMNLKKYYTIVIVTHNMQQAARISDYTGFFLMGKLIEFGQTRQIFQNPGEKSTEDYITGRFG, from the coding sequence ATGACTGAAGGTATTCAAAACGTATCTCAACCTCAGATAAAAATAGAAAACCTTAATCTGTGGTACGGGGAGAAGCAGGCGCTTATTAACGTCTCCATGCAGATCCCTAAAAACAGTGTAACTGCCCTTATAGGCCCTTCAGGCTGTGGCAAGTCCACCTTTATTCGTTGCTTAAACAGGATGAATGATCTTATTAATAACTGCAGAATCGAAGGTAAAGTTACGATAGAAGGCAAGGATATCTACGGACCAGATGTGGATGTTGTTGAGCTTAGAAAAGATGTGGGCATGGTTTTCCAGAAACCCAACCCCTTTCCTATGTCGATTTATGATAATGTTGCGTATGGGCCGCGTATTCACGGTGCAAACAGAAAAGATCTTGACGGCATTGTTGAACAGGCCCTTCGTTCGGCTGCGATCTGGGATGAAATTTCAGACAGGATTAAGTCTCCTGCTCTCTCTCTAAGCGGAGGGCAACAACAAAGACTTTGCATTGCCAGAACCCTAGCAGTAAAGCCAAAGACAATTCTTTTTGATGAACCCACAAGCGCTCTTGATCCTATTTCCACCTTAAGGATTGAAGACCTTATCATGAATCTTAAAAAATATTATACTATAGTAATAGTAACTCATAATATGCAGCAGGCAGCGAGGATCTCAGATTATACCGGATTTTTCCTAATGGGAAAATTGATTGAGTTTGGCCAGACCAGGCAGATTTTTCAAAATCCAGGGGAAAAGAGTACTGAGGATTATATTACAGGCAGGTTTGGGTGA
- the pstA gene encoding phosphate ABC transporter permease PstA, with amino-acid sequence MRLNAKNSEKIAFALLGLSALTVMGFVLVILGYIIYNGYSAINIEFLTEMPRLMMTQGGIYPAIVGTLYLIIGSMSVALPVGVMAAIYLNEYAGETRTTWLIEMAINNLAGTPSVVFGLFGLALFVKYFGFGPSLLSSSLTLSLLIIPVIIRSTEEALIAVPKEYRESSLALGVSKWQTIRHAVLPAAIPGIITGSILSIGRVAGETAPILFTGVAYFLPRLPDSIYSQFMALPYHLFVLATAGTNIAKTRPIQYGTALVLLLLVLCLNLIAVLIRRHYKNKLKI; translated from the coding sequence ATGAGATTAAACGCAAAGAACAGTGAAAAAATCGCCTTTGCGCTGCTTGGCCTCTCAGCATTGACAGTAATGGGGTTTGTGCTAGTCATTCTTGGTTATATTATTTACAATGGGTATAGTGCAATCAACATTGAGTTCCTTACTGAAATGCCCAGACTTATGATGACTCAAGGCGGAATCTATCCAGCAATTGTAGGTACCTTATACCTCATCATAGGCTCCATGAGCGTGGCCCTTCCCGTGGGAGTTATGGCTGCTATATACCTTAATGAGTATGCAGGAGAAACCCGCACAACCTGGTTAATTGAAATGGCAATCAACAACCTTGCAGGAACTCCTTCTGTGGTCTTTGGGCTTTTCGGACTGGCACTATTTGTTAAATATTTTGGTTTTGGTCCTTCCCTACTTTCGTCTTCCCTTACACTTTCACTCCTGATCATTCCAGTGATTATCCGTTCCACTGAAGAGGCATTGATTGCGGTTCCTAAGGAATACCGGGAATCATCCCTTGCACTTGGGGTCAGTAAATGGCAGACAATCAGACATGCGGTACTGCCGGCTGCTATTCCTGGAATCATTACAGGTTCTATCCTGAGTATCGGAAGGGTTGCAGGGGAAACGGCTCCAATTCTTTTTACTGGTGTGGCTTACTTCTTGCCCAGGCTGCCCGATTCGATCTATTCGCAGTTTATGGCGCTCCCTTACCACCTTTTCGTGCTTGCAACGGCAGGGACAAATATTGCAAAAACCAGGCCTATTCAATATGGGACAGCTCTGGTTCTGTTACTTCTCGTCCTGTGTTTGAATCTTATAGCTGTTCTGATTCGCAGGCACTACAAAAACAAATTGAAAATTTAA
- a CDS encoding KH domain-containing protein, whose protein sequence is MTQYVKIPKERVGVIIGPKGETKKFIEDKTACQLEIDSESGKIDITCEEDPLKEFRVLETIKAIGRGFSPEKALELLDDEMLMLEIMDLSDVATTPKELQRIKGRIIGRNGRTRELAETLINVKISVYGKTVSILGHPEQNTIIRTAIRMLLDGATHGAVYKFLEKKHQELLQSQLDSVDFF, encoded by the coding sequence ATGACCCAGTATGTCAAAATCCCCAAAGAAAGAGTCGGAGTAATAATAGGCCCGAAAGGAGAAACAAAAAAGTTTATCGAGGACAAAACTGCGTGCCAGCTTGAAATCGATAGCGAAAGCGGAAAGATAGACATTACCTGTGAAGAAGATCCACTAAAAGAGTTCAGGGTTCTCGAAACTATAAAAGCGATAGGAAGAGGATTCAGTCCAGAAAAAGCTCTTGAACTTCTGGATGATGAGATGCTTATGCTTGAGATCATGGATCTTTCCGACGTTGCTACAACTCCAAAAGAACTTCAGCGGATAAAGGGCCGGATAATAGGAAGAAACGGAAGAACCAGAGAACTTGCAGAAACCCTGATAAACGTTAAGATCTCAGTCTACGGAAAAACCGTATCCATACTTGGGCACCCTGAGCAGAACACTATAATTCGGACAGCTATAAGGATGCTGCTCGACGGAGCTACCCACGGTGCAGTCTACAAATTCCTGGAAAAAAAGCATCAGGAACTGTTGCAGTCACAGTTAGACTCGGTTGACTTTTTTTAA
- a CDS encoding PKD domain-containing protein, which translates to MAATENDTGNSTIKDNYTLSTESVTTEKSVSPMITETRITTSRHAQYPKIYNNRIVWEDGRNGNWSIYMYDISTKKETHISTNESSQRFPAIYGNKIVWEDDSHMLPYWDLSDIHMYDLSTKKETQIPPNFEGMVAEVAPVIYSDKIVWQDLYDEDSGVSVYDLSTKEESVITTDAYSPDIYGNRIVYYAYRNENSAPDIYMYDLSTKKETRITTSGSAGKPAIYGNRIVWADERSGNADIYMYDLSTKKETQITSSPDWQRSPAIYENRIVWEDDGGDDDGWENHGIYMYDISTNQKMKISAKGSAYQPAIYGNKIVWQYGEGYSENSDIYMATIEVSQPKRPVAVFSAKPTSGKVPLKVQFTDKSSNSPTSWKWTFGDGKTSTVKNPVHTYSKAGKYTVSLTVKNAAGSSTKTIKNYIVVNALKAPVAAFSAKPTSGKAPLKVQFTDKSSNSPTSWKWSFGDKTYSTSQNPSHTYSKAGKYTVSLTVKNAKGSNTKTISGYIVVAKK; encoded by the coding sequence TTGGCAGCTACTGAAAATGATACCGGAAACTCCACCATAAAAGATAATTACACATTGTCTACAGAGTCGGTAACTACTGAGAAAAGCGTTTCACCCATGATCACTGAAACCCGAATAACCACCAGTAGGCATGCACAATATCCTAAGATCTACAATAACAGGATAGTGTGGGAAGATGGGCGCAATGGAAATTGGAGTATCTACATGTATGATATCTCCACTAAAAAGGAAACTCATATATCTACAAACGAATCAAGTCAGCGTTTTCCTGCAATCTACGGGAATAAGATCGTGTGGGAAGACGATAGCCACATGCTTCCCTATTGGGACTTATCCGATATACATATGTACGATCTCTCTACAAAAAAGGAAACTCAGATTCCCCCCAATTTTGAAGGAATGGTGGCTGAGGTCGCACCTGTAATCTACAGTGACAAAATTGTGTGGCAAGATCTTTACGATGAGGATTCGGGTGTTTCTGTGTATGATCTTTCTACTAAAGAGGAATCTGTCATCACCACCGATGCATACTCTCCTGATATCTACGGTAACAGGATAGTATATTATGCCTATCGCAATGAAAACTCCGCCCCTGACATTTACATGTATGATCTTTCCACTAAAAAGGAAACTCGGATAACCACCAGTGGATCGGCGGGAAAACCTGCGATATATGGTAACAGAATAGTATGGGCAGATGAACGTAGCGGAAACGCTGATATCTATATGTATGATCTTTCTACTAAAAAGGAAACTCAGATAACTAGCAGTCCAGATTGGCAGAGATCTCCTGCTATCTATGAAAATAGGATAGTGTGGGAGGATGATGGTGGTGATGATGATGGTTGGGAAAATCATGGCATCTACATGTACGATATTTCCACTAACCAGAAAATGAAAATTAGCGCCAAAGGATCAGCATACCAGCCTGCTATTTACGGTAACAAGATAGTATGGCAATATGGGGAGGGATATAGTGAAAACAGCGACATTTACATGGCTACTATTGAAGTATCACAACCAAAACGACCTGTTGCTGTATTCTCTGCGAAACCTACGTCTGGAAAAGTCCCACTGAAGGTTCAGTTTACTGATAAAAGTAGCAATAGTCCAACTTCATGGAAATGGACTTTTGGAGACGGAAAAACTTCAACAGTTAAAAATCCTGTACACACATATAGTAAAGCAGGAAAATACACTGTCAGCTTAACAGTAAAGAATGCTGCAGGAAGCAGTACGAAAACAATAAAGAACTATATTGTTGTAAACGCGCTGAAAGCTCCGGTTGCTGCTTTTTCTGCAAAACCGACCTCCGGAAAAGCCCCACTTAAGGTGCAGTTTACTGATAAAAGTAGCAATAGTCCAACTTCATGGAAATGGAGCTTTGGAGATAAAACGTATTCAACATCCCAGAACCCTTCACATACCTACAGTAAAGCCGGAAAATATACTGTCAGTTTGACGGTAAAGAATGCAAAAGGAAGTAACACTAAAACAATATCTGGATATATCGTAGTAGCCAAAAAATGA
- a CDS encoding phosphate ABC transporter substrate-binding protein has product MANKLKKYTILLLLIIGLVFLGIGCTGTKNNEGSSAENVTGAESGSIFLKGSDTVLPLAQAESEEFMAENSGKSVTVTGGGSGVGIAALIDGEVNIASASREMTDDEIKSAEAKGINPVKTTIAYDGITVIVNPSNSVSNLTFDQLRGIYNGSISNWKDVGGADAQIAVISRDSSSGTYKDFQKDVLQGDEYRPDALTQPATGGIVTEVSQNTNAIGYIGFAYLDSSVKALSLDKGNGSVAPTAEAILNGSYPLSRSLYFYTNGEPSGLTKEFTDFVLSENGQSIVSTVGYIPLKK; this is encoded by the coding sequence ATGGCAAATAAGTTAAAAAAGTATACAATTCTTTTGCTATTGATCATCGGGCTTGTGTTCCTGGGAATTGGGTGTACCGGAACTAAAAATAACGAAGGATCTTCTGCAGAAAACGTTACTGGTGCGGAATCTGGAAGCATTTTCTTGAAGGGTTCGGATACGGTTTTGCCTCTTGCACAGGCTGAATCTGAAGAATTCATGGCTGAAAACTCTGGAAAAAGCGTAACAGTAACTGGAGGCGGGTCCGGTGTAGGGATTGCTGCGCTCATTGATGGTGAAGTAAATATTGCTTCGGCATCCAGAGAAATGACTGATGACGAAATTAAATCTGCTGAAGCAAAAGGAATCAATCCTGTTAAAACTACTATTGCTTATGACGGTATTACTGTAATTGTAAACCCTTCTAATTCTGTTTCTAACCTTACCTTTGACCAGCTACGTGGTATCTATAACGGAAGCATTAGCAACTGGAAAGACGTTGGCGGAGCAGATGCGCAAATTGCTGTAATTTCACGAGACAGCAGTTCCGGAACCTATAAAGACTTCCAGAAAGACGTTTTGCAAGGCGATGAATACCGACCTGATGCTCTTACTCAGCCTGCTACTGGAGGCATAGTTACTGAGGTATCTCAGAATACCAATGCGATAGGCTATATTGGTTTTGCATACCTTGACAGCAGTGTAAAGGCATTAAGCCTGGACAAAGGTAATGGATCTGTAGCTCCAACTGCCGAAGCTATACTTAATGGCTCATATCCTCTTTCAAGGTCTCTCTACTTCTACACCAATGGGGAACCCTCGGGCTTAACAAAGGAATTCACCGATTTTGTGTTGAGCGAGAATGGGCAGAGCATTGTGAGCACTGTCGGGTATATTCCACTAAAGAAGTAA